The sequence GAGCATCGAGCAGGTGTTCATCGCGACGGGCGTCGGATTCGCCGATGCGCTCGCGGGCGCGGCGCTCGCCGGGCGCCTCGGAGCGCCGCTGTACCTGGTCCGGCAGGAGTGCATGCCCGAGCCCGTCTCGAACTCGCTGCTGTCGCTCGCCGCCGACGCGCGCGTCGTCCTCGGCAGCACGCCCTCGGTCGGGCACGACGCCGCCAACGGCAGTCTCTGCATCTACTGGTCCAAGCCCGCGGACGGCCGGATCACCGACGTGTTCGGACCGCGAACGCCCATCTGCACGCCCGGCGGCTGCACCTCGTCGTTCCATCGCGGACTCGATCTCGGCACGGGCTGCGGCCGGCCCATCCGGGCCGCGTCCAGTGGTGGTGTGATCACCGCCGCCCCGGTCGGCACGTTCGGCAACTTCATCCGGGTCTCGCACGCCGGCGGCGTCGACACGGGCTACGCGCACCTGCAGAACGGCGGCATCCTCGTGAACGTCGGAGATTACGTGCGAGCCGGGCAGGTGATCGGCCTCTCGGGCGCGACCGGCGCGGCGACCGGGTGCCATCTGCACTTCGAGGTGTACGTCAACGGCACGCAGGTCGACCCCCTGCCGTTCATGGCGGCGCGCGGCATCGGGTTCTGAGCGGGAGCGGCCGGATCGGGCGGGCGTACCGCCGAGGCGCGATGTCGGTGGCCGGGTGCAAGATAGGTGCATGCCGGAGCTTCCCGAGGTCGAGGCGCTCACGCGGTTCCTGCGTGAACGGGTCGTCGGTCATGCCATCGCATCGGTTCGGCTGGCGTCCATCTCCGCGCTGAAGACGTTCGATCCGCCGCTGTCCGCCCTCGAAGGCGCGACGGTAGAGACGGCCGAGCGTCATGGCAAGTTCGTCGACCTCGACGCCGGGGGCGTGCACCTCGTCTTCCACCTCGCCAGGGCCGGCTGGTTGCGCTGGTACGACGAGCTGCCGACGACGCCGGTCAAGCCGGGCAAATCGCCGCTCGCGATGCGGCTCCGGCTCGACGACGGCGCCGGCTTCGACCTCACCGAGGCCGGCACCAAGAAGTCCCTCGCCGTCTACGTGGTACGCGACGTCGCGCAGGTTCCGGGCATCGCGAGGCTGGGGCCCGACCCCACCGCGCCCGGCTTCACCCTCGACGACTTCGCGGGCGAACTCCGGGGGCGCCGCACGCAGATCAAGGGGGTGCTCCGCGATCAATCGATCTTCGCGGGCATCGGCAACGCGTACTCGGATGAGATCCTGCACGCCGCGCGCATGTCCCCGTACGCACTCGCCGCGAACCTCACCCCCGAGCAGGTCGAGACGCTCTACGCCGCGATGCGTGACACCCTCGCCGAGGCGGTCGCCGTGGCATCCGGCAAGCCGCCCGCCGACCTCAAAGACGCCAAGCGTCGCGGCATGCACGTGCACGGCCGCACCGGCGAGACCTGCCCCGTGTGCGGCGACACCGTCAGGCAGGTGATCTTCGCCGACTCGACGTTCCAGTACTGCCCGACCTGCCAGACGGGCGGTAAGCCGCTCGCCGACCGGCTGCGGTCGCGACTGGTCAAGTGAGTGCGCGGCCAGCGGGCTGAGTCCGGGCCGGTGCCGTGACCGGCGCCAGCACG is a genomic window of Agromyces protaetiae containing:
- a CDS encoding Fpg/Nei family DNA glycosylase; this translates as MPELPEVEALTRFLRERVVGHAIASVRLASISALKTFDPPLSALEGATVETAERHGKFVDLDAGGVHLVFHLARAGWLRWYDELPTTPVKPGKSPLAMRLRLDDGAGFDLTEAGTKKSLAVYVVRDVAQVPGIARLGPDPTAPGFTLDDFAGELRGRRTQIKGVLRDQSIFAGIGNAYSDEILHAARMSPYALAANLTPEQVETLYAAMRDTLAEAVAVASGKPPADLKDAKRRGMHVHGRTGETCPVCGDTVRQVIFADSTFQYCPTCQTGGKPLADRLRSRLVK